TTGTTGCAAAAAGAAGAAATTTCACAACCTTCAGAAAACAGAATGTTGCAAATTAACTATTCTGACAGCAAAACTTTTAATCAGGGAACACTTCCAACAAGCATCGAAATTAACGCGCTTCAGCCAAAAGGAAGAACCAATATTAATTTAAACTATAACAATATTTCGTTTAATGAAGAACTTTCTTTTCCTTATAGCGTGCCTGGAGGTTATAAGAAAGTTATAATTAAGTAAATTTGCAAAAAGAAAATAGAAACATGCCAAAATTTCTCCTAAGCCTAATTTTTATTTGTGCCACAACTTTTATGTGGGCGCAAGATTCGCAACAAGAAAAACTGGAGCAGCGTAAAGCTCAGATCCAGCAGGAAATTAGAGATAATGAAAAGATGTTGCAATCTGTAAAGAAACAAGAAAAGTCAGCGGTAAATGTCTTTATGATTCAGGCGAATAAAATTAAACTGAAAGAAAAACTGATTAATACTACAGCAAAACAAGAAAAACTTTTGAGCAATGATATGTATATTAACCAAGTTAAGGTTAATAAACTAAAAAAGGAATTGACGGTTTTGAAAGAAGATTACTCTAAGATGATTTTAAAATCATACAAAAGTAGATCTGAACAAAGTCGAGCGATGTTTATTTTATCTTCAGAAAGTTTTTTGCAAGCTTATAAAAGGGCACAATATCTAAAACAATATACCAATTTCAGAAAAAATCAAGGATTAGAAATTCAATCTAAAACAAATGAATTAGTTGATTATAATGCGAGATTAAATGGACAAAGACAGGTTAAGAAGAAGATTATTGCAGAAAATGAAAAGGAGAAACAAAGCTTAGAAGTTGAAAAGAAAGAACAACAAAAGTTAGTTAATTCGATTAAGAAAGATAAAGGTAAAATCCTTGCAGACATTAGAGCGAAACAAAGCGAGTCAAAAAGAATTGACAGACAAATTGATCGTTTAATTCGTGAGGCAATTGCCGAAGCAAATAGAAAAGCAGCTTTAGAAAGAGCAAAAGAAAATAATACAAGTACGACAGTAGCGGCAAAAGCTCCGGTTTCATCATCAAAAATTGAATTAACTCCGGAAAATAAAATTTTAGCTGCCGACTTTAAAGCAAACAGAGGAAGATTGCCTTGGCCGGTTGAAAAAGGATTTATTTCTCAAGGATTTGGAGATCAGCCGCATCCTTTATATAATACAGTGACGATTCATAATAATGGAGTTGAAATTACAACAGAATCAGGATCAAGTGCAAGAGCAGTTTTTGCGGGTGAAGTAACCAGTGTAATTGTTTTATCGCCGATTAATAAAATGGTAATTATTCAGCATGGAGATTATTTTTCTGTGTATCAGAATTTAAGTTCTGTAAGTGTAGACAAAGGAGATAAAGTTACCAACAAACAAAATATTGGTAAAATTAGAACAAGTCCGGAGACAGGAAAAACAACAATGAAGTTTTGTATTTCGCAAAACTCAACATATGCAGATCCTAGAGGATGGATTCAAAATAGATAAAAAAAGGGAGCTTATTAAGCTCCCTTTTTTGGGTTAAGATTTATTAATCATATTGTTCTAAAAAGTATTTAACAACATCAGTAGTTGTAACGATTCCCTTTAATTCACCATTATCTACTACTGGCAAAGCATGAAATTCTTCTTTTACAAAAATTTCGGCTAAATCTCTTATAATAGTATCCGATGAAACTGTTTTAGGTTTTGAAGTCATAACCTGAGAAATAGTTAACATATCCAGAATAGCTTCATCAGCTCCTTCTTGTCCCTCAAATAAAGCTCCAAAAGTTAATCGATTGATGTCCGTTCGGCTTATAATACCAACAACTTCTTTGCCTTTAACGATGGGAATGTGGCGAATTGTATTTTGTTTTAATTTTTCAACCACTTTTCTAAGATCATCATTTTCATTTGCAGTAATGACAGTTTTAGTCATAATGTGACTAATTGGTTCTCTCTTTTTCATAATAAATGTGTTGTTATATTTCTATCAAATATGTAGAATAAATCTGATAAATATCATGACTTTTATCATTGGCTTCATCAGGAAAAAACACTAAAGCAAAAACCTCATTTGATGTGATTTTATTAGAAAAAGTATTCAAAATGGAACAAAAGTTGGTTAGAATGCAAAAATGATCCTATTGTTCATTTGAAATTGTATTGATTGAAATTTAAAAATAGTATTTTTGCATTATGGAAACAAATAGACAGAAAAAAATAGGCGGTGTCATCCAAAAAGATTTGGTTGATATTTTGCAAGGTGAAGTGCGAAAAAATGGAATTAGTAATTTGGTAATTTCAGTATCCAAAGTTAGTGTTACTTCAGATTTATCTGTGGCAACAGTTTATTTAAGCATTTTTCCTCAAGATAAAGCAAAAGAAACTTTAGAAGGTATAAAATCAAATACAACCTTAATTAAACACGATTTGTCTCAGCGCGTGCGTTTGCAATTGCGTCGTGTACCAAATTTGGTATTTTTTATCGATGATTCTTTAGACTATATCGAAAAAATCGACAACGCTTTATCAAACAGAGAAAACCCAATCGAAAATCGTGATCTTTTAGAAAAAAGAAGAAAATCATAAATTGAATTTCCCCCTTTACATAGCCAAACGTTACATTTTTAGCAGAAGTAAAAACAATGCTATAAATATTATTAATCGCATTGCCAGCATGGGAATTATTGTTGGCACAATGGCTTTGTTTGTGGTTTTATCAGTTTTTAGCGGACTAAAAGTATTTAGTCTTTCGTTCACAAATGAAATCGATCCGGATCTGAAAATTACCAGTACTTTAGGTAAATCTTTTTTAGTTACGCCAGATCAGGAAAGTCAGATCAAAAAAATCGATGGAGTGGTTTCATACACTAGAATCATCGAAGAGCGAGTTTTATTTTTATTCAAAGACAAGCAAAAAGTAACCTACTTAAAAGGTGTTGATCGCAATTATGCTGTGGTCAACGATATTAGGAAAAAACTTTTTAACGGACAATGGTTAAAACCGGATACGTATCAAGTTGTTATTGGATATGGAATTTCGCGTGATTTTTCTCTGGGAATTCTTGATTTCGAAAATCCGCTGCAAATATTTGCTCCTAAACCGGGAAAAGGAAATATTGAAAATCCCGAAGAAGCATTCAATAAAACAGATGTTTTGCCAGTTGGGATTTATTCGATCAGCGAAGATCTGGATTCGAAATATGTCTTTGCCGATTTGGGTTTAGCGCAGGAATTATTGATGTACAAACCCAATCAAATTTCCGGAATAGAATTTAATTTGAAAGATAACGCAGATGAAGCAGCGATTGATAAAAAACTCAAAGCAATCTTTCAAAATAAAATTACGATTAAAAACAGAGCACAGCTAAATGAGTCTTTGTATAAAATGCTCAATACCGAAAATATTGCTGTTTATCTGATTTTTACTTTGGTAATTATAGTAGCACTTTTTAATCTGATTGGTGCATTAATAATGATGATTTTAGAGAAGAAAGGAAATCTAAAAACCCTTTTTAATCTCGGTACAGAAATCAATCATTTGAGAAAAATATTTTTACTTCAAGGAACTTTGCTAAGTGTTTTTGGTGGAATAATAGGACTTCTTCTGGGAATCATTTTAGTAGTGTTGCAACAGAAATATGAGATGATTATGCTTACGCCAACTTTGGCTTATCCAGTAGTTTTTACACTCGAAAATGTTCTCATTGTTATGGGAACCATTGTTTCACTTGGTTTTGTAGCATCATTAATTGCCAGTAGCCGAGTAAGTAAAAAGCTGTTAGATTAGTATTTCTAGTCAAAAAATATTACCTATATTTATCGTCTCAAAAATCTACAACATATGATTGTTTCTGCCTAATCCTATCTTATTTTTTCAAATAATTAGGATACTTACGTTTATTTTCTTGAGTTCAGATTATTACATCTGGACTAATATTATCATTTATCCTAACATATCATGACAGAAACTACCATAAAGAACAGTTTATTTTCTAAAATTTTTACCACATTAAAACAAGCAATCAAAGGAGATGAATCTTTTGATTATACAGTAGGAAGCATCAAAAAAGCGGTCATTCTATTAGCCATTCCAATGGTTTTAGAAATGATGATGGAATCGGTTTTTGCCTTAGTCGATCTGTATTTCGTTGGGCATCTTGAGCATAGTAGTTTTGCGATACAAACTGTTGGATTAACGGAATCTGTTCTTGCCATTATATATTCATTAGCGATTGGAATGAGTATGGCAGCGACTGCAGTTGTAGCCAGACGAATTGGAGAAAAAGATCCTGTTGCAGCTTCAAAAGCAGGAATGCAGGCTATTATCGTTGCTTTTGTTATAAATAGCATAATGAGCGTTTTTGGCGTTATATATGCCAAAGATATTTTACTCTTTATGGGAGCATCTGCAGATGCTGCAGAACACGGTTATAGATTTACACAAATTATGATTGGTTCAAGTTTGTGTATTATGCTTTTATTTTTAATCAACGGAATATTTCGAGGTGCAGGAAATGCTGCAATTGCCATGAAAAGTCTTTGGTTAGCTAATATTTGCAATATTATTTTATGTCCAATATTGATTAACGGTTTTGGTCCAATTCCGGCTTTCGGATTAATTGGTGCAGCTTTAGCGACTACTTTAGGAAGAAGTCTTGGTGTATTGTATCAAGTGTATCATTTGTTTTCAGGAAACGGAGTTTTAAAAATTAAGATCTCTTATTTTATTCCCGATTTTAAACAAATAAAAGCATTGGTAAAAATTGCAGCTCCAGGAATTTTACAATTTGTAATTGCTTCTTGCAGTTGGATTTTTCTAGCGCAATTAGTTGCCACAACAGGTGGAGATCATGGTTCGGCAGGTTATCAAACGGCACTTAGAATTATGATGTTCTTTATACTTCCGGCTTGGGGATTGAGTAATGCAGCAGCGACTTTAGTTGGACAAAATTTAGGAGCGAAACAAATTGATCGTGCCGAAAAATCAGTTTACACAACGGCGAAATATAATGTCATTTTTATGGCAACCATTATGGTAATCACATTGTGTTTTGGTCAATATATAATTTCGTTTTTCACGAATGATGATATGGTAAAAACCATAGCAGTCGAGGCTTTACAAATTATGAGCATCGGATTTATATTCTACGGAATCGGAATGGTTTTGATCAATACATTCAACGGAGCAGGAGATACCTGGACACCAACCGGAATTAATTTCTTTGGTTTTTGGTTGTTTCAAATTCCGTTAGCATATGTATTAGCAAAACATTTTAATATGGGACCAACGGGTGTTTTCATCGCAATTCCGGTTGCCGAAACAGCTATAACTCTTGCGGGTATTTTCTTTTATAAAAGAGGAAAATGGAAACGTATTCAAGTGTAGAGTTTGTTTTGTGTAATATTTCTTATATTTATTCGTTTTGAAATATATAACCCAAAAACAAATTTAATATGAAAACCAAGTTTAAAGTTTTGATGCTTCTCGGAGCGACAGTTTTTTTAACAGGATCTTTTGCATTTAAGCCATTAGAAGCGAAGAAGATTATAGTAATTGATGCTGGACATGGAGGCCATGATTTAGGAGCAAAAATGTATGATTTTGACGAAAAGACAATTGTAGAAGCAATTAGTAAAAAAATTAAAGAGTCAAATAAAAATCAGAATATAGAAATTGTCTTGCTTCGTGAAGGTGACCATTTTATGGAATTGAGCGAAAGAGTTTCGATCATCAATAATCTAAAACCGAATTTAGTTATTTCTCTGCATGTTAGTTCTACTATAAATGATTGGAAAAAGGATCAAATGGATGCTTATGTTTCGAGTAAAAATGAAAAATTCAAACAAGAGTCAATAGAATCTGCAGAAAAATTATTAAGTAATGTTTCAAATGAAAGTTTGATAAAAGGGAAAGTTAAAGAAGCTCCTTTTTATATCATGAAAAATTCAGAATGTCCATCTGTACTACTTGAATTAGGATATTTAACAAACGAAAAAAATAGAGATTATATCACAAGTGAAAATGGTCAAAATGAAATTGCCAGTAAAATTTTAGAAGCCATAAAGTAAAAAACGATAATAAAAAAAGACCTTCAATTTTGAAGGTTTTTTTTATATAGATTTCAAAGTTTCAAACTTTGAAAAAAAATTATGTTGTTTTAAACAAATTCATATCCTGCATAAACCTGTTCGATTTCTTTCATAATCGCAAACAAATTTTCAGGCTCATCAGTTGTAACTAGTTTTTGTTTGTATTCTTTAAAAGAATGAATTCCTTTGAAGTAATTCGTATAATGACGACGCATTTCGACAATTCCTAAACGTTCCCCTTTCCATTCCATAGACCACATAAGGTGATTTCTGGCAGCTTCTACACGATCAGCAACAGTTGGAGCAGGTAAGTGCTCACCTGTTTTGAAATAATGCTTGATTTCGTTAAAAATCCAAGGATAACCAATTGCGGCACGACCAATCATAATTCCGTCGATTCCGTATTCGTTTTTATATTTTAATGCTTTTTCAGGACTGTCGATATCGCCATTTCCAAAGATCGGCATTGTAATTCTTGGGTTATTTTTTACACGTGCAATATGCGACCAATCAGCGTGACCTTTATACATTTGAGCACGAGTTCTGGCGTGAATTGTTAGAGCTTGAACGCCAATATCCTGAAGTCTTTCCGCAACTTCATCAATATTAATTGAGCTTTCATCCCAGCCTAAACGAGTTTTTACAGTTACAG
This genomic window from Flavobacterium sp. 9 contains:
- a CDS encoding murein hydrolase activator EnvC; the encoded protein is MPKFLLSLIFICATTFMWAQDSQQEKLEQRKAQIQQEIRDNEKMLQSVKKQEKSAVNVFMIQANKIKLKEKLINTTAKQEKLLSNDMYINQVKVNKLKKELTVLKEDYSKMILKSYKSRSEQSRAMFILSSESFLQAYKRAQYLKQYTNFRKNQGLEIQSKTNELVDYNARLNGQRQVKKKIIAENEKEKQSLEVEKKEQQKLVNSIKKDKGKILADIRAKQSESKRIDRQIDRLIREAIAEANRKAALERAKENNTSTTVAAKAPVSSSKIELTPENKILAADFKANRGRLPWPVEKGFISQGFGDQPHPLYNTVTIHNNGVEITTESGSSARAVFAGEVTSVIVLSPINKMVIIQHGDYFSVYQNLSSVSVDKGDKVTNKQNIGKIRTSPETGKTTMKFCISQNSTYADPRGWIQNR
- a CDS encoding CBS domain-containing protein; protein product: MKKREPISHIMTKTVITANENDDLRKVVEKLKQNTIRHIPIVKGKEVVGIISRTDINRLTFGALFEGQEGADEAILDMLTISQVMTSKPKTVSSDTIIRDLAEIFVKEEFHALPVVDNGELKGIVTTTDVVKYFLEQYD
- the rbfA gene encoding 30S ribosome-binding factor RbfA, yielding METNRQKKIGGVIQKDLVDILQGEVRKNGISNLVISVSKVSVTSDLSVATVYLSIFPQDKAKETLEGIKSNTTLIKHDLSQRVRLQLRRVPNLVFFIDDSLDYIEKIDNALSNRENPIENRDLLEKRRKS
- a CDS encoding FtsX-like permease family protein, which codes for MNFPLYIAKRYIFSRSKNNAINIINRIASMGIIVGTMALFVVLSVFSGLKVFSLSFTNEIDPDLKITSTLGKSFLVTPDQESQIKKIDGVVSYTRIIEERVLFLFKDKQKVTYLKGVDRNYAVVNDIRKKLFNGQWLKPDTYQVVIGYGISRDFSLGILDFENPLQIFAPKPGKGNIENPEEAFNKTDVLPVGIYSISEDLDSKYVFADLGLAQELLMYKPNQISGIEFNLKDNADEAAIDKKLKAIFQNKITIKNRAQLNESLYKMLNTENIAVYLIFTLVIIVALFNLIGALIMMILEKKGNLKTLFNLGTEINHLRKIFLLQGTLLSVFGGIIGLLLGIILVVLQQKYEMIMLTPTLAYPVVFTLENVLIVMGTIVSLGFVASLIASSRVSKKLLD
- a CDS encoding MATE family efflux transporter produces the protein MTETTIKNSLFSKIFTTLKQAIKGDESFDYTVGSIKKAVILLAIPMVLEMMMESVFALVDLYFVGHLEHSSFAIQTVGLTESVLAIIYSLAIGMSMAATAVVARRIGEKDPVAASKAGMQAIIVAFVINSIMSVFGVIYAKDILLFMGASADAAEHGYRFTQIMIGSSLCIMLLFLINGIFRGAGNAAIAMKSLWLANICNIILCPILINGFGPIPAFGLIGAALATTLGRSLGVLYQVYHLFSGNGVLKIKISYFIPDFKQIKALVKIAAPGILQFVIASCSWIFLAQLVATTGGDHGSAGYQTALRIMMFFILPAWGLSNAAATLVGQNLGAKQIDRAEKSVYTTAKYNVIFMATIMVITLCFGQYIISFFTNDDMVKTIAVEALQIMSIGFIFYGIGMVLINTFNGAGDTWTPTGINFFGFWLFQIPLAYVLAKHFNMGPTGVFIAIPVAETAITLAGIFFYKRGKWKRIQV
- a CDS encoding N-acetylmuramoyl-L-alanine amidase gives rise to the protein MKTKFKVLMLLGATVFLTGSFAFKPLEAKKIIVIDAGHGGHDLGAKMYDFDEKTIVEAISKKIKESNKNQNIEIVLLREGDHFMELSERVSIINNLKPNLVISLHVSSTINDWKKDQMDAYVSSKNEKFKQESIESAEKLLSNVSNESLIKGKVKEAPFYIMKNSECPSVLLELGYLTNEKNRDYITSENGQNEIASKILEAIK
- the dusB gene encoding tRNA dihydrouridine synthase DusB → MVKIGNIELPEFPLLLAPMEDVSDPPFRRLCKTHGADMMYSEFISSEGLIRDAIKSRMKLDIFDYERPVGIQIFGGDEEAMALSSKIVSTVKPDLVDINFGCPVKKVVCKGAGAGVLKDVDLMVRLTKAVIRSTDLPVTVKTRLGWDESSINIDEVAERLQDIGVQALTIHARTRAQMYKGHADWSHIARVKNNPRITMPIFGNGDIDSPEKALKYKNEYGIDGIMIGRAAIGYPWIFNEIKHYFKTGEHLPAPTVADRVEAARNHLMWSMEWKGERLGIVEMRRHYTNYFKGIHSFKEYKQKLVTTDEPENLFAIMKEIEQVYAGYEFV